CGTTCCAGAGGAAAAGTTCTTGATGAACATGAAGGGAACCACTGAGTTTGCAGGAAGACAACCGTTTCCCGTAGCCACCACAGAGACGTCTACACCACCAGAAAAACGTGCATCTCTGACAGAGATAGAGGAGTATTTAAAGACACTGTATTCTGATTATGCGTCTTGCAATGAAGAAAGTGTGGGGAAGGAAATCGAAGCACCAGACAGAAAAGGTTTCCCCGACCAACCGAAAGCTGCTGTCCCTTTAAAGCCAACTCCTCCCAAAGTAAAGACTCATGAGGTGTCTTTTGTTTCCTGTCCCAAGGACAGTGGGAGAACAATGGATACAACATCAGAAACAAATTGTAAGCCCTCTCCAATTCCCAGTCATCCAAGACTGATGCCACCGCGCTGTGTAGTCAAACAATCAGAAAAGAtggcaccaccaccaccttccCGAGAAAGGAAGCCTGCACCACCTCCCCGCGATGAACTCACAGAAACACGAAGCGTGTCCTCAGTAAGTAATGGAAACACTGACATGACTGAAACACATCGGCCCACATCTAAGACCATCCCAGCATCGGAACAAACTGGGGACTGTGAACCGTCTGCACCTTCTAGTCATCCTAAACCCTGGAAAGATGTACGAGTGAAAGTGGAAGGGGTGCCAGAAAGGACCAGCATCAGGACTCTGGAACACAAAACTGTGGGGCAACTTAGATCAAGAGCAGGACCGTCCACATCCAGCATTCCTGTGCCAGAGGGCCCTACTGAACCTGGGGTAACACCTAAGGTCTCTGTACTAGAGAGCAACAGGAAACGGCCCATAACACCTAAGGTCTCCGTAACAGAGAGCAACCAGAATGGGCCCACAACACCAAAGGTCTCCGTACCAGTGAGCAACCAGAATGGGCCCACAACACCTAAGGTCTCCGTACCAGAGAGCAACCAGAATGGGCCCACAACACCAAAGGTCTCTGTACCAGAGAGCAACCGCAAACGGCCCACAACACCTAAGGTTTCCATACCAGAAAACAACCGGAATGGGCCCAGAACACCTAAGGTCTTTGTACCAGAGAGCAACCGGAAATGTCCCACAACACCTAAGGTCTCCGTACCAGAGGGCAACCAGAATGGGCCTACAACACCTAAGGTCCCCGTACCAGAGGGCNNNNNNNNNNNNNNNNNNNNNNNNNNNNNNNNNNNNNNNNNNNNNNNNNNNNNNNNNNNNNNNNNNNNNNNNNNNNNNNNNNNNNNNNNNNNNNNNNNNNCCACAACACCTAAGGTCTCCGTACCAGAAAGCAACCGGAAACGGCCCACAACACCTAAGGTCTCCGTACCAGAAAGCACCCGGAAACGGCCCACAACACCTAAGGTCTCTGTACCAGAGACCAACCAGAAAAGACCCACAACACCTAAGGTCTCTGTACCAGAGACCAACCAGAAAAGACCCACAACACCTAAGGTCTCTGTACCAGAGACCAACAGAACAAAGGACCTAAACAAACATAAGAGCACCAGAAAACGCTCCGCAACACCAAAGATCAATTTACCAGAGTGGACCAACACAAAAGACCTAAACGGACCAGAGAAGACCAGAACACCAAGGGTTCTGTGGTCCGAGAAGGCCATTGCAAGGCCAGGTGGGGGTGGCCAGGGTGCAACCAACTTGGGTCAAGTTAACTATTCTGCTCTCACTTGCCCACATTCAGCACACACCGTCCACATCATCAGGTATAAGCGTCTGCTGCCACAATCCACAACTCTGGGCTTCAGTGATCCTTCAGGAAGCGCACAACATCACTCCGAGCAATGATGATGAGCAACCCTTAATCAATGTAGTCCTACTTCCTGTATGAAACTGatgaataacaataaaacagtttgcatgttctccccgtgtcaCTGTGGGTTTTCTCGTGGTCCTCGTGGACTTCCTAACCCAAATCCTTAAGAGGGGTTGTtgcacagaaccatctgagaagccgtcatgggtttaaaaaaaatacctggcaggtgattggatatAACATCTGTCTGAAAGCCAGTTGGAGAAGATCGCAAAGATCTTTTCCTCCGAGAAAAGCCTTTTGTGCtattctttcctcttctttcacTGAAGAAACACTCTCAGTGAGTCACTAATAGTGAGCATGTAGATGTACAGTACgtagttttttaaagaagaagaataaaatatttgtttatcaGAAACTCTCAAATAATACCCATAAAAGAAACAAGGACTAATTTAATATTCAGAAGCAGAGTTTCAGAACACATCATCATTCACACACCCCACCCTGGCTAATTGGTAATGAAGATTAAGGAGAGCCCTTAGCCTGATGCATTTCAGTGTTGAGTCTAAATGGCAACAATAACAGAGGGCACTAGTGTCCAAAATCAAAGCTCAGAGAACACTGGCAAGGGAAGCCTGCATGCACAGAATCATGTAAATGAAGAACACACACGTCACTGCATAC
The Etheostoma cragini isolate CJK2018 chromosome 4, CSU_Ecrag_1.0, whole genome shotgun sequence genome window above contains:
- the LOC117942811 gene encoding proteoglycan 4-like isoform X2, whose product is MSSLSLLPNGLKSLVECISRATLLSQPADIPNFLLEYLLEVIDFRCSDVNYEAGDKDVSFLFQELWEEKFLMNMKGTTEFAGRQPFPVATTETSTPPEKRASLTEIEEYLKTLYSDYASCNEESVGKEIEAPDRKGFPDQPKAAVPLKPTPPKVKTHEVSFVSCPKDSGRTMDTTSETNCKPSPIPSHPRLMPPRCVVKQSEKMAPPPPSRERKPAPPPRDELTETRSVSSVSNGNTDMTETHRPTSKTIPASEQTGDCEPSAPSSHPKPWKDVRVKVEGVPERTSIRTLEHKTVGQLRSRAGPSTSSIPVPEGPTEPGVTPKVSVLESNRKRPITPKVSVTESNQNGPTTPKVSVPVSNQNGPTTPKVSVPESNQNGPTTPKVSVPESNRKRPTTPKVSIPENNRNGPRTPKVFVPESNRKCPTTPKVSVPESNRKRPTTPKVSVPESTRKRPTTPKVSVPETNQKRPTTPKVSVPETNQKRPTTPKVSVPETNRTKDLNKHKSTRKRSATPKINLPEWTNTKDLNGPEKTRTPRVLWSEKAIARPGGGGQGATNLGQVNYSALTCPHSAHTVHIIRYKRLLPQSTTLGFSDPSGSAQHHSEQ
- the LOC117942811 gene encoding proteoglycan 4-like isoform X6, which encodes MSSLSLLPNGLKSLVECISRATLLSQPADIPNFLLEYLLEVIDFRCSDVNYEAGDKDVSFLFQELWEEKFLMNMKGTTEFAGRQPFPVATTETSTPPEKRASLTEIEEYLKTLYSDYASCNEESVGKEIEAPDRKGFPDQPKAAVPLKPTPPKVKTHEVSFVSCPKDSGRTMDTTSETNCKPSPIPSHPRLMPPRCVVKQSEKMAPPPPSRERKPAPPPRDELTETRSVSSVSNGNTDMTETHRPTSKTIPASEQTGDCEPSAPSSHPKPWKDVRVKVEGVPERTSIRTLEHKTVGQLRSRAGPSTSSIPVPEGPTEPGVTPKVSVLESNRKRPITPKVSVPESNRKRPTTPKVSIPENNRNGPRTPKVFVPESNRKCPTTPKVSVPEGNQNGPTTPKVSVPESNRKRPTTPKVSVPESTRKRPTTPKVSVPETNQKRPTTPKVSVPETNQKRPTTPKVSVPETNRTKDLNKHKSTRKRSATPKINLPEWTNTKDLNGPEKTRTPRVLWSEKAIARPGGGGQGATNLGQVNYSALTCPHSAHTVHIIRYKRLLPQSTTLGFSDPSGSAQHHSEQ
- the LOC117942811 gene encoding proteoglycan 4-like isoform X5; the encoded protein is MSSLSLLPNGLKSLVECISRATLLSQPADIPNFLLEYLLEVIDFRCSDVNYEAGDKDVSFLFQELWEEKFLMNMKGTTEFAGRQPFPVATTETSTPPEKRASLTEIEEYLKTLYSDYASCNEESVGKEIEAPDRKGFPDQPKAAVPLKPTPPKVKTHEVSFVSCPKDSGRTMDTTSETNCKPSPIPSHPRLMPPRCVVKQSEKMAPPPPSRERKPAPPPRDELTETRSVSSVSNGNTDMTETHRPTSKTIPASEQTGDCEPSAPSSHPKPWKDVRVKVEGVPERTSIRTLEHKTVGQLRSRAGPSTSSIPVPEGPTEPGVTPKVSVLESNRKRPITPKVSVTESNQNGPTTPKVSVPVSNQNGPTTPKVSVPESNQNGPTTPKVSVPESNRKRPTTPKVSIPENNRNGPRTPKVFVPESNRKCPTTPKVSVPEGNQNGPTTPKVSVPESNRKRPTTPKVSVPESTRKRPTTPKVSVPETNRTKDLNKHKSTRKRSATPKINLPEWTNTKDLNGPEKTRTPRVLWSEKAIARPGGGGQGATNLGQVNYSALTCPHSAHTVHIIRYKRLLPQSTTLGFSDPSGSAQHHSEQ
- the LOC117942811 gene encoding proteoglycan 4-like isoform X8, which translates into the protein MSSLSLLPNGLKSLVECISRATLLSQPADIPNFLLEYLLEVIDFRCSDVNYEAGDKDVSFLFQELWEEKFLMNMKGTTEFAGRQPFPVATTETSTPPEKRASLTEIEEYLKTLYSDYASCNEESVGKEIEAPDRKGFPDQPKAAVPLKPTPPKVKTHEVSFVSCPKDSGRTMDTTSETNCKPSPIPSHPRLMPPRCVVKQSEKMAPPPPSRERKPAPPPRDELTETRSVSSVSNGNTDMTETHRPTSKTIPASEQTGDCEPSAPSSHPKPWKDVRVKVEGVPERTSIRTLEHKTVGQLRSRAGPSTSSIPVPEGPTEPGVTPKVSVLESNRKRPITPKVSVPESNRKRPTTPKVFVPESNRKCPTTPKVSVPEGNQNGPTTPKVSVPESNRKRPTTPKVSVPESTRKRPTTPKVSVPETNQKRPTTPKVSVPETNQKRPTTPKVSVPETNRTKDLNKHKSTRKRSATPKINLPEWTNTKDLNGPEKTRTPRVLWSEKAIARPGGGGQGATNLGQVNYSALTCPHSAHTVHIIRYKRLLPQSTTLGFSDPSGSAQHHSEQ
- the LOC117942811 gene encoding proteoglycan 4-like isoform X4 → MSSLSLLPNGLKSLVECISRATLLSQPADIPNFLLEYLLEVIDFRCSDVNYEAGDKDVSFLFQELWEEKFLMNMKGTTEFAGRQPFPVATTETSTPPEKRASLTEIEEYLKTLYSDYASCNEESVGKEIEAPDRKGFPDQPKAAVPLKPTPPKVKTHEVSFVSCPKDSGRTMDTTSETNCKPSPIPSHPRLMPPRCVVKQSEKMAPPPPSRERKPAPPPRDELTETRSVSSVSNGNTDMTETHRPTSKTIPASEQTGDCEPSAPSSHPKPWKDVRVKVEGVPERTSIRTLEHKTVGQLRSRAGPSTSSIPVPEGPTEPGVTPKVSVLESNRKRPITPKVSVTESNQNGPTTPKVSVPVSNQNGPTTPKVSVPESNQNGPTTPKVSVPESNRKRPTTPKVFVPESNRKCPTTPKVSVPEGNQNGPTTPKVSVPESNRKRPTTPKVSVPESTRKRPTTPKVSVPETNQKRPTTPKVSVPETNQKRPTTPKVSVPETNRTKDLNKHKSTRKRSATPKINLPEWTNTKDLNGPEKTRTPRVLWSEKAIARPGGGGQGATNLGQVNYSALTCPHSAHTVHIIRYKRLLPQSTTLGFSDPSGSAQHHSEQ
- the LOC117942811 gene encoding proteoglycan 4-like isoform X3; the protein is MSSLSLLPNGLKSLVECISRATLLSQPADIPNFLLEYLLEVIDFRCSDVNYEAGDKDVSFLFQELWEEKFLMNMKGTTEFAGRQPFPVATTETSTPPEKRASLTEIEEYLKTLYSDYASCNEESVGKEIEAPDRKGFPDQPKAAVPLKPTPPKVKTHEVSFVSCPKDSGRTMDTTSETNCKPSPIPSHPRLMPPRCVVKQSEKMAPPPPSRERKPAPPPRDELTETRSVSSVSNGNTDMTETHRPTSKTIPASEQTGDCEPSAPSSHPKPWKDVRVKVEGVPERTSIRTLEHKTVGQLRSRAGPSTSSIPVPEGPTEPGVTPKVSVLESNRKRPITPKVSVPVSNQNGPTTPKVSVPESNQNGPTTPKVSVPESNRKRPTTPKVSIPENNRNGPRTPKVFVPESNRKCPTTPKVSVPEGNQNGPTTPKVSVPESNRKRPTTPKVSVPESTRKRPTTPKVSVPETNQKRPTTPKVSVPETNQKRPTTPKVSVPETNRTKDLNKHKSTRKRSATPKINLPEWTNTKDLNGPEKTRTPRVLWSEKAIARPGGGGQGATNLGQVNYSALTCPHSAHTVHIIRYKRLLPQSTTLGFSDPSGSAQHHSEQ
- the LOC117942811 gene encoding proteoglycan 4-like isoform X1, which encodes MSSLSLLPNGLKSLVECISRATLLSQPADIPNFLLEYLLEVIDFRCSDVNYEAGDKDVSFLFQELWEEKFLMNMKGTTEFAGRQPFPVATTETSTPPEKRASLTEIEEYLKTLYSDYASCNEESVGKEIEAPDRKGFPDQPKAAVPLKPTPPKVKTHEVSFVSCPKDSGRTMDTTSETNCKPSPIPSHPRLMPPRCVVKQSEKMAPPPPSRERKPAPPPRDELTETRSVSSVSNGNTDMTETHRPTSKTIPASEQTGDCEPSAPSSHPKPWKDVRVKVEGVPERTSIRTLEHKTVGQLRSRAGPSTSSIPVPEGPTEPGVTPKVSVLESNRKRPITPKVSVTESNQNGPTTPKVSVPVSNQNGPTTPKVSVPESNQNGPTTPKVSVPESNRKRPTTPKVSIPENNRNGPRTPKVFVPESNRKCPTTPKVSVPEGNQNGPTTPKVSVPESNRKRPTTPKVSVPESTRKRPTTPKVSVPETNQKRPTTPKVSVPETNQKRPTTPKVSVPETNRTKDLNKHKSTRKRSATPKINLPEWTNTKDLNGPEKTRTPRVLWSEKAIARPGGGGQGATNLGQVNYSALTCPHSAHTVHIIRYKRLLPQSTTLGFSDPSGSAQHHSEQ
- the LOC117942811 gene encoding proteoglycan 4-like isoform X7, coding for MSSLSLLPNGLKSLVECISRATLLSQPADIPNFLLEYLLEVIDFRCSDVNYEAGDKDVSFLFQELWEEKFLMNMKGTTEFAGRQPFPVATTETSTPPEKRASLTEIEEYLKTLYSDYASCNEESVGKEIEAPDRKGFPDQPKAAVPLKPTPPKVKTHEVSFVSCPKDSGRTMDTTSETNCKPSPIPSHPRLMPPRCVVKQSEKMAPPPPSRERKPAPPPRDELTETRSVSSVSNGNTDMTETHRPTSKTIPASEQTGDCEPSAPSSHPKPWKDVRVKVEGVPERTSIRTLEHKTVGQLRSRAGPSTSSIPVPEGPTEPGVTPKVSVLESNRKRPITPKVSVTESNQNGPTTPKVSVPVSNQNGPTTPKVSVPESNQNGPTTPKVSVPESNRKRPTTPKVSVPESNRKRPTTPKVSVPESTRKRPTTPKVSVPETNQKRPTTPKVSVPETNQKRPTTPKVSVPETNRTKDLNKHKSTRKRSATPKINLPEWTNTKDLNGPEKTRTPRVLWSEKAIARPGGGGQGATNLGQVNYSALTCPHSAHTVHIIRYKRLLPQSTTLGFSDPSGSAQHHSEQ